Proteins encoded within one genomic window of Chroicocephalus ridibundus chromosome 7, bChrRid1.1, whole genome shotgun sequence:
- the LOC134518172 gene encoding TGF-beta receptor type-2-like, whose amino-acid sequence MQKMGYWRRPGLLSLLLLSFSCCAGARRSLKTNLCKWCDSTPPACEEKVCYSNCNLNSYCEDPYEICVAIWRQDNESIRISTLCHNPHRPIENLMVPNYNTSRCIMTHQPSEEGIIYICGCVDEQECNDKLIFENHTNGYSMLQSKEVIPVAAISLLPPLLVAVMITVIFYLCRTQKRRKRAKAWGGKTGQPPALPEPGKSAEREEKLSVLLDESPAGASPTSRSAELLPIELDEMVGKGQFAEVWRAKLSHSRSGQYETVAVKIFPCEEYSSWKNESQIFTDASLKHDSVLRFLTAEDRGAGPRREYWLITAYHSRGNLKDYLSRHVLSWMDLQKMAGSLVSGVAHLHSDYTACGRPKIPIAHRDIKSTNVLVKNEQECVLCDFGIAIRLDPSLTVDDFANSGQVGTARYMAPEVLESRVNLEDLESFKQMDVYSMALVLWEMASRCEVVGEVKNYELPFGSKVQEQPCVDTMRDIVLHGRGRPEIPSSWLVHQGMRFLCDTITECWDHDPEARLTAHCVAERFNLMAQMDCDDILNNNTDNEASKTASPGGEQQDSDGSRNTQ is encoded by the exons CCTGCTGTGCCGGCGCCCGCCGCAGCCTGAAGACCAACCTGTGCAAGTGGTGCGACTCCACGCCGCCGGCCTGCGAGGAGAAGGTGTGCTACAGCAACTGCAACCTCAACTCCTACTGCGAGGACCCCTACGAGATCTGCGTGGCCATATG GAGACAGGACAACGAGAGCATCAGGATCAGCACGCTCTGCCACAACCCCCACCGCCCCATCGAAAACCTCATGGTCCCCAACTACAACACCTCACGCTGCATCATGACCCATCAGCCCAGCGAGGAGGGGATCATCTACATCTGCGGCTGCGTGGACGAGCAGGAGTGCAATGATAAACTTATCTTTGAAAACCACACCAATG GCTACTCCATGCTGCAGAGCAAAGAGGTGATCCCGGTGGCCGCCATCAGCCTCCTGCCCCCGCTGCTGGTGGCGGTGATGATCACGGTGATATTTTACCTCTGCCGCACGCAGAAGCGGCGCAAGAGAGCCAAGGCGTGGGGTGGGAAAAcggggcagcccccggcgctgccggaACCGGGGAAGTCGGCCGAGCGGGAGGAGAAGTTGTCAGTGCTGCTGGACGAGAGCCCGGCCGGCGCCAGCCCCACCAGCCGCTCCGCTGAGCTGCTCCCCATCGAGCTGGACGAGATGGTGGGCAAagggcagtttgcagaggtgtgGAGGGCCAAGCTGAGCCACAGCCGCTCGGGGCAGTACGAGACGGTGGCCGTGAAGATCTTCCCCTGCGAGGAGTACTCCTCCTGGAAGAACGAGAGCCAGATCTTCACCGACGCCAGCCTGAAGCACGACAGTGTCCTGCGGTTCCTCACTGCCGAGGACCGGGGCGCGGGGCCCCGCCGGGAGTACTGGCTCATCACCGCCTACCACAGCCGGGGCAACCTCAAGGACTACCTCTCCCGCCATGTCCTGAGCTGGATGGACCTGCAGAAGATGGCGGGCTCCCTGGTGAGCGGGGTGGCCCATCTCCATAGCGACTACACCGCCTGCGGCAGGCCGAAAATCCCCATCGCCCACCGGGACATCAAAAGCACCAACGTCCTGGTGAAGAACGAGCAGGAGTGTGTGCTCTGCGACTTTGGCATCGCCATACGTCTCGACCCTTCCCTGACGGTGGATGACTTTGCCAACAGCGGGCAG GTGGGCACCGCCAGATACATGGCCCCAGAGGTCCTGGAGTCCAGGGTGAACCTGGAAGACCTGGAGTCTTTCAAGCAGATGGATGTCTACTCCATGGCCCTTGTTTTGTGGGAAATGGCCTCCAGATGCGAAGTGGTAGGAG AGGTAAAGAATTATGAGCTGCCTTTTGGGTCAAAAGTCCAGGAGCAGCCCTGCGTGGATACCATGAGGGACATCGTGCTGCATGGCAGAGGACGCCCTGAGATCCCGAGCAGCTGGCTGGTGCATCAG GGAATGCGTTTTCTGTGCGACACCATCACGGAGTGCTGGGACCACGACCCCGAGGCTCGACTCACCGCCCACTGCGTGGCCGAGCGCTTCAACCTGATGGCGCAGATGGATTGCGACGACATCctcaacaacaacacggacaacGAGGCCAGCAAAACGGCTTCTCCAGGCGGGGAGCAGCAGGACAGTGATGGGAGCAGAAATACGCAGTGA